One Marinifilum sp. JC120 DNA window includes the following coding sequences:
- a CDS encoding mechanosensitive ion channel family protein: MKSCLRRFLFTLTIIMLLAQQGLASNIFPLEPPDTSSPRATLSSFIHYTDKLYEAATAAEEDVFLEREFLQRAERCFDFSKVPPTLVADVSIESVLLLRDILDRIELPDILDIPDKYEVKDHKIKLWRIPHTEITIGRCPDGPRMGSFLITPETVRRLEEFYREVDHLPYINSKGDDYNGFYKQYIYSSGWMIPDGLLNNLPEWMKKGYLGQAVWQWVLLVLIIALGGFSMWIFWLWHRTLKYRAHNWSWRMERLLFPVYAMFVCSFLSYFVAEQINITGDVLSFVTMMMELVFAIYAGFAILIAGDIIMRGIIATSKIKEEALDADVIKLISRLVSFGLIFILFYNVGGSFGIPVTAIFASAGIAGVAVALAARETLANFFGGVSIFMDRPFRAGDYIVLDGGDRGEVKAVGMRSTKIQTRDDIMITIPNSVITNGKVVNQSRPHPHFRVRIKLGVAYGSDVDQVEAILMELAEDNELAISEPEPRVRFRRFGDSALEFELLCWAARPHDRGRLVHTLSRDIYKRFKDEGIVIPFPQRNVYLHKAED; the protein is encoded by the coding sequence ATGAAATCCTGCCTGCGTAGATTTTTGTTCACGTTGACAATTATAATGCTGCTGGCCCAGCAGGGGCTGGCTTCCAATATTTTTCCGTTGGAACCGCCGGACACATCCAGTCCTAGAGCAACTCTTTCCAGTTTTATCCATTATACAGATAAGCTTTATGAAGCAGCTACTGCCGCTGAAGAAGATGTTTTTCTGGAAAGGGAATTTTTGCAGCGTGCTGAAAGATGTTTTGATTTCAGCAAGGTTCCCCCTACGTTGGTTGCAGATGTAAGTATTGAATCAGTACTGCTGCTCCGGGACATACTGGACCGTATTGAATTGCCGGACATACTGGATATTCCGGACAAATATGAGGTCAAGGATCATAAAATTAAGCTTTGGCGTATCCCGCATACAGAGATTACTATTGGGCGTTGTCCTGACGGGCCTCGTATGGGCTCGTTTTTGATAACACCTGAGACTGTGAGAAGACTGGAAGAGTTTTACAGAGAGGTAGACCACCTTCCCTATATTAATAGTAAAGGGGATGACTATAACGGATTTTATAAACAGTATATTTATTCTTCAGGATGGATGATCCCGGATGGATTATTAAATAACCTGCCTGAATGGATGAAGAAAGGATATTTGGGACAGGCTGTTTGGCAATGGGTATTACTTGTTCTGATTATTGCTTTGGGCGGATTTAGCATGTGGATTTTTTGGCTCTGGCATCGAACCCTGAAATACAGGGCTCATAATTGGAGCTGGCGAATGGAGAGATTGCTTTTTCCTGTCTATGCCATGTTTGTCTGTTCTTTTTTGAGCTATTTTGTAGCTGAGCAGATAAATATTACCGGAGACGTGCTTTCCTTTGTGACCATGATGATGGAATTAGTTTTTGCCATTTATGCAGGTTTTGCCATTCTTATTGCTGGTGACATTATCATGCGCGGGATAATTGCTACTTCCAAAATCAAAGAAGAGGCACTTGATGCCGATGTAATAAAATTGATTTCACGTTTGGTTTCATTTGGTTTAATTTTTATTCTTTTTTACAATGTTGGTGGTTCCTTCGGTATTCCGGTGACAGCTATTTTTGCCTCGGCTGGTATTGCCGGTGTGGCTGTGGCTCTCGCTGCCCGGGAAACGCTGGCTAATTTTTTCGGTGGTGTTTCCATTTTTATGGACCGTCCGTTCAGGGCCGGTGATTACATTGTCCTTGATGGCGGAGATCGTGGTGAAGTCAAGGCGGTAGGTATGCGTAGTACTAAAATTCAGACCCGTGATGATATCATGATTACCATCCCCAACTCGGTGATCACCAACGGTAAGGTCGTTAATCAAAGTCGTCCCCATCCCCATTTCAGAGTGCGTATCAAGCTCGGCGTAGCCTATGGTTCGGATGTGGATCAGGTGGAAGCAATTCTTATGGAGTTGGCAGAGGACAACGAACTTGCCATTTCCGAGCCTGAGCCACGGGTTAGGTTCCGCAGGTTTGGGGATTCCGCACTTGAGTTTGAGTTGCTCTGCTGGGCGGCCCGCCCTCACGACCGGGGCAGACTGGTCCATACTCTCAGCCGGGATATCTATAAGCGATTTAAAGATGAGGGTATAGTTATCCCCTTCCCGCAGCGGAATGTGTACTTGCATAAGGCGGAGGATTGA
- a CDS encoding type II/IV secretion system protein — MSNIYDLNLVPREVVDLFLTFPQRNEFIPVEVQDKQIKVLLQNESSLPMADFLAWRLGKNVVSEIVSEEEFFPLLEQALTVWEEESAIESDSDDAEGEDGQDLLGWSHDDAPIVRLVNKTLHQAISTGASDIHFEGQGNGFVVRYRQDGVLKAVKRLDKGLHPTVIARIKVMGEMDVAESRKPQDGRIFLKLGQKEVDVRVSTIPTMSGEKAVLRVLDRSKNILNLEDLGLKGPDLELFRKVLAQPHGIVLVTGPTGSGKTTSLYAGLSELPRDDKNIVTVEDPVEYQLSGINQVQVNKAAGMTFATTIRSFLRQDPDIILVGEIRDQETASTAVQASLTGHLVLSTLHTNDAATAVTRMLDMGIEPFLLASSLSLVLGQRLVRVNCTHCSQTVEVSENTYKLFEEVEGLPSTQTAGAGCEHCNFTGFSGRRGVYELIPVTEDMRGLIMEVASSDQIKAYAKEMGRETMVDHGIRLVKEGVTTLEEVVRVTKL, encoded by the coding sequence TTGAGTAATATATACGATCTCAATTTAGTTCCACGAGAGGTGGTAGACCTTTTTTTGACCTTTCCACAGCGGAATGAATTTATTCCAGTTGAAGTGCAGGATAAGCAAATTAAGGTACTTCTCCAGAACGAATCATCTTTGCCTATGGCCGATTTTTTGGCATGGAGGCTGGGGAAAAATGTTGTTTCTGAAATTGTATCCGAGGAAGAGTTCTTTCCGCTGCTTGAACAGGCACTGACTGTCTGGGAAGAGGAAAGCGCTATTGAGTCCGATTCTGATGATGCCGAAGGTGAGGACGGGCAGGATCTGTTAGGCTGGTCTCATGATGATGCTCCGATTGTCAGACTGGTCAACAAAACCCTGCATCAGGCTATTTCCACCGGGGCCAGTGATATCCATTTTGAAGGACAGGGTAACGGCTTCGTTGTCCGCTATCGTCAGGATGGCGTGCTGAAAGCGGTCAAGCGACTTGATAAAGGTTTGCACCCCACGGTCATCGCCCGTATCAAGGTTATGGGTGAGATGGATGTGGCTGAAAGCCGCAAGCCGCAGGATGGACGTATTTTTCTTAAGCTCGGACAGAAAGAAGTCGATGTCCGTGTTTCAACTATTCCTACCATGAGTGGAGAAAAGGCTGTTTTGCGTGTTCTGGACCGTTCCAAGAATATTCTCAACCTTGAAGATCTTGGTCTTAAAGGCCCCGATCTTGAACTTTTCAGGAAGGTTCTTGCTCAGCCCCATGGCATTGTACTTGTTACCGGGCCCACCGGTTCCGGTAAAACCACTAGTCTTTATGCTGGATTAAGCGAGCTCCCTCGTGATGACAAGAATATAGTCACTGTTGAAGATCCGGTGGAATATCAGCTTTCCGGAATCAATCAGGTGCAGGTCAATAAGGCTGCGGGCATGACTTTTGCCACCACCATTCGTTCATTTCTTAGACAGGATCCTGATATTATTCTTGTGGGTGAGATTCGAGACCAAGAAACCGCCAGCACAGCTGTTCAGGCATCACTCACCGGTCACCTTGTGCTTTCCACCTTGCATACCAACGATGCTGCTACCGCAGTGACCAGAATGCTTGATATGGGCATTGAACCGTTCTTGCTGGCCTCGTCCCTTTCTCTTGTTCTTGGGCAGCGTCTGGTTCGTGTGAATTGCACGCATTGCTCCCAGACCGTGGAAGTTTCAGAAAATACCTATAAGCTTTTTGAAGAAGTAGAAGGTCTGCCTTCAACTCAGACAGCCGGGGCCGGTTGTGAGCACTGCAATTTCACCGGATTCAGCGGACGTCGCGGTGTTTACGAGCTGATCCCGGTTACAGAAGATATGCGCGGCCTGATCATGGAAGTTGCTTCTTCAGACCAGATTAAAGCCTACGCCAAAGAAATGGGCCGTGAAACTATGGTTGATCACGGTATTCGTCTGGTTAAAGAGGGGGTTACCACCCTTGAAGAAGTGGTCAGGGTTACCAAGCTTTAA
- a CDS encoding acyltransferase, protein MSVIPYRKEIDGLRAVAVLLVVFSHAQFSFFEGGFVGVDVFFVISGYLITSIIVNEIDRGTFSFKTFYLRRIRRLLPALLVVLGSTTYVAHKVLMPGYLLSYAKAQFATLASCSNFFLWRYFGGYWRGYSKEFPLTHTWSLSVEEQFYYLWPAFLLLAYRFIPKKFHTKILFAVFLLLLLLSQYLVKYPEFAFYMIPARFFEMFLGAMGALLFRKPISLDPLIEKKLVNFVHITGLSLILYASVFFKEGLPYPGFDAFIPCLGTFLLLLPFRWSASPIANLFSTSAFRGIGKISYSLYLWHWPVFSLLAYTGHSVVKYRVLALCLSFGLSVLSYNLIEQPFRKAKMSFKTAFCSFVLIPICLSGIYLYGAYDDGYMARYEGNESTAIHAVSSTERPYLGAQLGKGSPTNSHIENANSIWNIDLSGSVQALLLGDSHSTALRPFVELICAPYAIKGLQVARDSTPFLLNVDFYDRDIQGDLELRTDKREMNEYWRKLVLDKKVKYVFVAAFYSSRIFSDPDNPERMVHQKVNPSEDIIADNMISFDLGLHDAVKFLVENGVTPVLFKDIPNVREPLSQNYVKNILFDSGLRSSAKWSDIKEIHSFEDSVIDKIKLEYPSVIVIDPKDLLKRLAENGQFTPVIDGVPLYADSNHLNYDGAVALGKAWLKVFGNPLEINEGHSD, encoded by the coding sequence ATGAGTGTTATTCCCTATAGAAAAGAAATAGATGGGCTGCGGGCTGTTGCTGTTTTGCTGGTTGTTTTTTCGCATGCGCAGTTTAGTTTTTTTGAAGGAGGATTTGTCGGGGTAGATGTTTTTTTCGTTATTTCGGGCTACTTGATTACGTCAATAATAGTCAATGAGATTGATCGCGGAACTTTCAGCTTTAAGACTTTTTATTTACGTAGGATTAGACGACTTCTGCCAGCCCTATTAGTTGTTCTTGGCAGTACAACATATGTAGCGCACAAAGTACTTATGCCGGGCTATTTGCTGAGTTATGCTAAGGCACAATTTGCTACCCTTGCATCATGTTCAAATTTCTTTCTGTGGAGATATTTTGGCGGATATTGGAGAGGATATTCTAAAGAGTTCCCATTGACCCACACTTGGTCACTTTCGGTTGAAGAGCAGTTTTATTATCTGTGGCCTGCCTTTCTTTTGTTAGCCTATCGGTTTATACCCAAGAAATTTCATACCAAAATTTTATTCGCGGTTTTCCTCCTTCTCCTTCTTCTTTCTCAGTATTTAGTTAAGTATCCTGAGTTTGCCTTTTACATGATTCCGGCACGTTTCTTTGAAATGTTTCTGGGAGCCATGGGAGCACTTCTATTTCGCAAACCTATTTCTTTAGATCCTTTGATTGAAAAGAAACTGGTAAATTTTGTTCATATAACAGGCCTTTCGTTAATTTTATATGCAAGTGTTTTTTTTAAAGAAGGCCTGCCTTATCCTGGTTTTGATGCTTTTATTCCCTGTTTGGGGACTTTTTTGTTGCTTCTCCCTTTTCGATGGTCTGCTTCTCCTATAGCCAATCTGTTTTCAACTTCGGCATTTAGAGGTATAGGAAAGATCTCATACTCTTTATATCTATGGCATTGGCCCGTTTTTTCATTACTTGCATATACTGGTCATTCAGTAGTTAAATATAGGGTTCTAGCTTTATGCTTGAGTTTTGGTTTGTCTGTGCTGTCTTATAATTTAATCGAACAGCCGTTCAGAAAAGCAAAAATGTCTTTCAAGACGGCCTTCTGCTCGTTCGTTTTGATTCCGATTTGTTTGAGCGGTATATATTTATACGGAGCCTACGATGATGGCTACATGGCTCGTTATGAAGGGAATGAAAGTACGGCGATTCATGCTGTTAGTAGTACTGAAAGACCATATCTTGGAGCTCAGCTTGGTAAAGGCTCTCCAACAAATTCACATATTGAGAATGCTAACAGCATATGGAATATCGATTTGTCAGGGTCTGTTCAGGCCCTATTATTAGGCGATTCCCATTCGACTGCCTTACGTCCATTTGTAGAGTTGATTTGTGCTCCTTACGCAATAAAGGGATTGCAGGTTGCTCGTGATAGCACCCCGTTTTTGCTGAATGTTGATTTTTATGACCGAGATATTCAGGGTGATTTGGAATTACGGACCGATAAGCGTGAAATGAACGAATATTGGCGTAAATTGGTACTGGATAAAAAAGTTAAATATGTCTTTGTTGCAGCATTCTATTCTTCACGGATATTTTCTGATCCTGATAATCCCGAACGTATGGTTCACCAGAAAGTGAATCCGAGCGAAGACATTATTGCTGATAATATGATAAGTTTTGATTTAGGGTTGCATGATGCTGTTAAATTTTTAGTTGAAAACGGTGTTACCCCAGTCCTCTTTAAAGATATTCCAAATGTTCGTGAGCCATTGTCTCAAAATTATGTAAAAAATATTCTTTTTGATTCAGGGCTTCGTTCTTCTGCAAAGTGGTCTGACATTAAGGAGATACACAGTTTTGAAGATTCTGTTATCGATAAAATAAAACTCGAATACCCAAGCGTAATTGTAATTGATCCAAAAGACCTACTAAAACGATTGGCTGAAAATGGGCAGTTTACCCCTGTGATTGACGGGGTCCCTCTGTATGCAGATAGCAATCATTTGAATTATGATGGTGCGGTCGCCCTTGGTAAAGCTTGGCTTAAAGTTTTTGGAAATCCCTTAGAAATTAATGAGGGACATTCTGATTAA
- the gspD gene encoding type II secretion system protein GspD, with translation MALNMLKIFYRFVVALFLSMIFMVSVVVAQPEGGDGVHANLESISLAEFVKFVGRYTGRNLVFNKESLPGTYVSIYAGQSLTEPELMAVFQQVLSGAGFHAVTRDNVTYVLPLRDAKTLTPDIKASPSPGNGEEIITSIFQLEGKMDPAKVQGVLMQVKSRIGKVTPVPMADAVMVMDLQDNVNKMKKLLGILKRAGSQQETAFIELEKTSAKTVATKLTSFYKKLSTSGKSGTPPVVESLDWANSLLVSGSGDQIDTIKRLIAKLDRSSDSYSKMKIYRLHNIEAVVAGEVLKSLISGGGIPSEGSSKGAGSAASSSKGSSGGAANSASSGDSGEVQVSADEATNTLIVMAPADQISQIDTFVDQLDQAQDQVYIEALVLETTLDHAKEFGVEWQGGIDLGGSVATLGYTKTSKSKLPAYASNPSNVPGGYSMGVLGDTISYAGKSFPTIGALVNFTKSATDFNLISAPQIMTLDNAEAEIFVGQNRPYKTGQSTTSGDAVVSTYEYKDVGIKLKITPRINREDGLIKLKVYQTYNTVSEASTNELPITNDRKTDTTVLLADGSTMVIGGLIRAEHTRTEAGVPYLSDLPLLGWLFKTTSNSGNKNTLMVFLSARIIQTTEGLEALSKAKMDKYRKQRKRITNFIDEEFNIIGSGSKENGVKTPSISDGL, from the coding sequence ATGGCGCTGAATATGCTGAAAATTTTTTATAGATTTGTTGTGGCTCTGTTTTTGTCCATGATTTTCATGGTCTCTGTTGTTGTGGCTCAGCCTGAAGGTGGTGATGGTGTTCATGCCAATCTTGAGAGTATTTCCCTTGCCGAGTTTGTTAAGTTTGTCGGGCGCTACACCGGGCGTAATCTTGTTTTTAACAAAGAATCCCTTCCCGGAACATATGTAAGTATCTATGCGGGACAATCCCTTACCGAGCCGGAACTTATGGCTGTGTTTCAGCAGGTCTTGAGTGGGGCAGGCTTCCACGCCGTTACTAGAGATAATGTTACTTATGTTTTACCTCTTAGGGATGCTAAGACTCTTACTCCAGATATTAAAGCCTCTCCATCCCCAGGCAATGGCGAAGAGATTATTACTTCAATATTTCAGCTTGAGGGCAAGATGGATCCGGCTAAGGTTCAAGGAGTTTTGATGCAGGTGAAGTCTCGTATAGGGAAGGTTACTCCTGTTCCCATGGCCGATGCGGTAATGGTTATGGATTTGCAGGATAACGTTAATAAAATGAAGAAGCTGTTGGGGATTTTGAAAAGAGCAGGTTCTCAGCAGGAGACAGCATTTATTGAGTTGGAAAAGACCAGTGCCAAAACTGTGGCAACCAAGCTGACATCATTCTATAAGAAACTTTCTACCTCTGGAAAGAGCGGAACGCCTCCTGTGGTCGAGTCTCTAGACTGGGCGAATAGTCTGCTTGTGTCTGGGAGCGGTGACCAGATTGATACAATAAAAAGGCTTATCGCTAAACTTGATCGGTCCAGCGATTCTTACTCTAAAATGAAGATTTACAGGCTGCATAATATCGAAGCGGTTGTTGCCGGTGAAGTATTGAAAAGCCTTATCTCCGGTGGAGGGATTCCCTCGGAGGGAAGTTCTAAGGGGGCAGGCTCTGCAGCATCCTCCTCAAAAGGTTCTTCTGGGGGGGCTGCAAACTCTGCTTCTTCCGGAGATTCCGGGGAGGTGCAGGTCTCTGCAGATGAAGCTACAAACACCCTTATTGTCATGGCTCCGGCTGATCAAATTTCCCAGATTGATACGTTTGTGGACCAACTGGACCAGGCTCAGGATCAGGTTTACATTGAAGCCCTCGTGCTTGAAACTACTTTGGATCATGCCAAGGAGTTTGGTGTTGAATGGCAGGGTGGAATTGACTTGGGCGGGAGTGTCGCTACTTTAGGGTATACCAAAACGTCAAAAAGTAAGTTGCCTGCTTACGCATCTAATCCTTCGAATGTCCCTGGTGGTTATTCCATGGGTGTTTTGGGTGATACCATTTCTTATGCGGGTAAGAGTTTTCCCACTATTGGTGCCTTAGTCAATTTTACCAAGTCTGCCACTGATTTTAATCTCATATCTGCTCCCCAGATTATGACGTTGGATAATGCCGAAGCTGAGATTTTTGTCGGTCAAAATAGACCATACAAAACCGGGCAAAGTACTACAAGTGGTGATGCGGTTGTTTCAACTTACGAATATAAAGATGTAGGTATTAAACTTAAGATTACTCCGAGAATCAACCGTGAAGATGGCTTGATCAAGCTTAAGGTATACCAGACTTATAATACTGTCTCTGAGGCCAGCACTAATGAGCTGCCCATTACCAATGACCGTAAGACCGATACCACTGTTCTTTTGGCTGATGGTTCGACTATGGTTATCGGTGGATTGATCAGGGCTGAGCATACCCGCACTGAGGCTGGAGTACCTTATCTTTCTGATCTGCCCCTGCTGGGCTGGCTTTTCAAGACAACCAGCAATAGCGGGAATAAGAATACGCTGATGGTTTTCCTTTCGGCGCGTATTATCCAGACTACTGAAGGTCTTGAAGCTTTGAGTAAAGCCAAGATGGACAAGTACAGAAAGCAGCGCAAGCGTATTACCAATTTTATTGATGAAGAGTTTAACATCATAGGCAGCGGGTCTAAAGAGAACGGTGTTAAAACTCCTTCCATTTCTGATGGTTTATAG
- a CDS encoding JDVT-CTERM system CAAX-type protease translates to MAKHMVYDFFVNRILKGIWYQFKLGAVSLTDPIFYLFFSLGFVGLYVPEPDLQLPLKLLFFKALFEEFFFRFLLQEGVDRLLKYQWRLGPLSLANFLASFTFACMHLIHQPPHWALLTFFPSLAFGYIWQRYRSLVSATLIHFAYNAFLFYQFM, encoded by the coding sequence ATAGCGAAACATATGGTTTATGATTTTTTCGTAAATCGAATCTTGAAAGGGATTTGGTATCAGTTCAAATTGGGAGCAGTAAGTCTCACCGATCCTATTTTCTATTTATTCTTTTCTTTAGGATTTGTAGGGCTCTATGTTCCGGAACCAGATCTTCAACTTCCTTTGAAGCTATTATTTTTCAAGGCCTTATTTGAGGAGTTCTTTTTCAGGTTTCTGTTGCAGGAAGGGGTTGATCGTCTATTGAAGTATCAATGGCGGTTAGGCCCGCTTAGTCTGGCTAACTTTTTGGCTTCTTTTACTTTTGCTTGTATGCATTTGATTCATCAGCCCCCGCATTGGGCTTTACTTACTTTTTTTCCGTCGCTTGCTTTTGGGTATATCTGGCAAAGATACCGTAGCTTGGTTTCGGCAACCCTTATCCACTTTGCCTACAATGCGTTTTTGTTTTATCAGTTTATGTGA
- a CDS encoding ketoacyl-ACP synthase III, with the protein MNSFINNIEYYLPEHTIDCHELDRIKPHWHVRNSLPKTGVRYLHHSEKDETTLQMAHKAASKVLKGLPEDELPDTLIVCTQTPDQLLPHVSACLQHELGLPSSTKCFDVSLGCSGYCYGLSIAYGYMAAGISERVLFVTVDNYSKAINPENKTSFLIFSDGAAATIIDKPAAAPTFLFGTDGSRSESIRCLNSGISVVTGKEADAPIARPDMQMDGFKVFQFTVKTIPAEIKKLADQAGTGMEGIDLFFFHQASNKVLESLADKLDIPEEKMIIDLYEVGNTTSSTIPIALKRAEENGKLRRGDTVMLFGFGIGLSWSGTVITY; encoded by the coding sequence ATGAACAGCTTTATCAATAATATAGAATACTATCTTCCAGAACATACAATTGACTGCCATGAGCTGGATAGAATTAAACCACACTGGCATGTGCGCAACTCACTTCCCAAAACAGGAGTGCGCTACCTTCACCATTCTGAAAAAGACGAAACAACTTTGCAGATGGCCCATAAAGCCGCATCAAAAGTTCTGAAAGGTCTTCCCGAAGATGAACTGCCAGACACCTTGATCGTCTGTACTCAGACCCCTGACCAACTGCTACCTCATGTCTCCGCCTGCTTGCAGCATGAGCTCGGACTTCCGTCATCAACCAAATGTTTTGATGTAAGTCTCGGTTGCAGCGGATACTGCTACGGTCTCTCCATTGCTTACGGCTATATGGCAGCAGGAATTTCTGAGCGGGTACTTTTCGTCACCGTAGATAATTACTCCAAAGCCATTAACCCGGAGAATAAGACATCATTCCTTATTTTTTCTGACGGAGCAGCAGCGACAATTATCGATAAGCCCGCCGCAGCACCTACATTCCTTTTCGGAACTGACGGTAGCCGCAGTGAATCGATACGCTGCCTCAATTCCGGAATCAGCGTTGTCACCGGAAAAGAAGCCGACGCTCCCATCGCAAGACCGGACATGCAGATGGATGGATTCAAAGTCTTCCAGTTCACAGTAAAAACTATCCCCGCTGAAATCAAAAAACTTGCAGATCAAGCCGGAACCGGTATGGAAGGAATCGACCTCTTCTTTTTCCATCAAGCCAGCAATAAAGTCCTTGAATCACTCGCCGACAAGCTAGACATCCCGGAAGAGAAGATGATCATAGATCTGTACGAGGTAGGGAACACCACTTCCTCCACCATCCCCATCGCCCTTAAACGGGCAGAAGAGAACGGCAAGCTCCGCCGGGGAGACACAGTCATGCTCTTCGGCTTCGGAATCGGCCTGAGTTGGTCAGGAACTGTTATAACATACTAA
- the cysC gene encoding adenylyl-sulfate kinase: MSSEKNIQMFRGEVCREDREKLNRHRSAVFWFTGLSGSGKSTIAHGVEKKLFDEGMRGYVFDGDNVRHGLCGDLSFSPAARTENIRRIAEVAKLFIENGTVCMCAFISPLKIYREMAREIIGDADFYEIFITCPLELCEQRDVKGFYKLAREGKIKNYTGISAPYELPENPDLIVETDKESLEESVARVKEFILGKVKL; the protein is encoded by the coding sequence ATGAGCAGTGAAAAGAATATTCAGATGTTTCGGGGAGAGGTTTGCCGGGAGGACAGGGAGAAGCTCAACAGGCACAGATCCGCAGTTTTCTGGTTCACCGGACTTTCAGGGTCCGGCAAGTCGACCATTGCCCATGGAGTTGAGAAAAAGCTTTTTGATGAAGGTATGAGAGGTTACGTTTTTGATGGAGATAATGTGCGCCATGGGCTGTGTGGTGATTTAAGTTTTTCTCCGGCTGCCAGAACGGAAAACATCAGGCGTATTGCTGAAGTAGCAAAATTGTTTATCGAGAACGGTACCGTATGTATGTGCGCTTTCATTTCTCCCTTAAAAATATATAGGGAGATGGCTCGTGAAATAATCGGTGACGCTGATTTTTATGAGATATTTATCACCTGTCCGCTTGAGCTCTGCGAACAGCGGGACGTGAAAGGCTTCTACAAGCTTGCCCGGGAAGGTAAAATTAAGAATTACACAGGTATTTCTGCCCCCTATGAACTCCCTGAAAATCCGGATCTGATTGTGGAAACAGATAAGGAAAGTCTTGAAGAGTCTGTAGCAAGGGTGAAAGAATTTATTCTGGGAAAAGTGAAGCTTTAA
- a CDS encoding glycosyltransferase family 9 protein, whose protein sequence is MKDISSINPKKILVCQLRQIGDVVLATPSVSLLHKKYPHAEIHVLTEDKCTQVFDNNPAVSHIWAINKKELSNPIKALSFYWKVGRSGYDLIVDFQQLPRCRWVVLFSDAPVKLAEMPPWYNRWLYTNWPESIPDGYAAMYKAGVLKPLGIDWNSERPKIFVSDEERAEAKSCLESLGVGDDEQLITIDASHRRHTRKWPEEYYGKLIRLISEKRPQFKFFLLYGPGEKDVALKVREESGVADKCVMLEKPGSLRLMAALIERAVLHIGNCSAPRHFAVAVGTQSIVMPGSSGSWVFPSPDHEEVVAGLDCEPCGRESCDRGDLGCLTKVTPEDVLLRVLERV, encoded by the coding sequence GTGAAAGATATATCATCAATTAATCCAAAGAAGATACTTGTCTGTCAGTTGCGTCAGATAGGCGACGTTGTTTTGGCAACTCCTTCTGTTTCCCTGCTCCATAAAAAATATCCCCATGCTGAAATTCATGTTCTGACTGAGGATAAGTGCACACAGGTATTTGATAACAATCCGGCTGTCAGCCATATTTGGGCCATTAATAAAAAGGAATTAAGTAATCCGATTAAGGCCTTATCTTTTTATTGGAAAGTAGGCCGGTCTGGATATGATTTGATTGTCGATTTTCAGCAGCTTCCCCGTTGCCGCTGGGTGGTGCTTTTCAGTGATGCTCCGGTCAAGCTTGCCGAGATGCCTCCGTGGTATAACCGCTGGCTATATACCAATTGGCCGGAATCTATCCCGGACGGTTATGCGGCAATGTATAAAGCCGGAGTGCTGAAGCCTCTGGGTATTGATTGGAATTCTGAGCGGCCGAAAATTTTTGTTTCAGATGAAGAACGGGCTGAAGCTAAATCTTGTCTGGAATCACTGGGGGTCGGTGATGACGAGCAGTTAATCACCATTGACGCTTCTCACAGAAGGCATACCCGTAAGTGGCCTGAAGAATATTATGGGAAGTTGATCCGTTTGATTTCTGAAAAGCGACCGCAATTTAAATTCTTTCTTCTTTATGGTCCCGGAGAAAAAGATGTTGCCCTCAAGGTAAGGGAAGAATCTGGAGTGGCTGATAAGTGTGTCATGCTTGAGAAGCCCGGCTCTTTGAGGTTGATGGCGGCTTTAATTGAACGGGCAGTGCTGCATATCGGGAATTGTTCCGCTCCGCGGCATTTTGCCGTGGCTGTTGGAACTCAGAGCATTGTCATGCCCGGTTCATCCGGAAGCTGGGTTTTTCCTTCTCCTGATCACGAGGAAGTTGTGGCCGGGCTCGACTGTGAGCCCTGCGGTCGGGAAAGTTGTGATCGCGGCGACCTGGGCTGCCTGACTAAGGTTACGCCTGAAGATGTGCTTTTAAGGGTTTTAGAGAGGGTGTAA